Part of the Pseudomonas lijiangensis genome is shown below.
ACACCACCCAACGGCATATTGGCGTCAAAAGAAAGTCGCAAAACACCCAAAGCCACTACTTTGATGCCATTTGTATCGAAAGTTTGACAAGTGGACTTTTTGTTCTAAGCGGTGATTTATTTGGAAAAAGTCAAGAACCGGGTGCGTCATTTTTTTGAATGGCGATCGCCGAAATGAGCGTTTTTTGCGGAAAATTGCCGACAGACGGTAGCAATTATTTTCAATATTCGAGGCACTTTTCAAACCAGAGACTGTCCTGACGACCGTTCATCGCCCTTTCACCCACACTGTGGGAGGGGCCTTGGCCGCGACTTCAAAGCTTTCAGGCGCTGAAAATGTATTGCCTGTAAGCAAGTCGTCGCGGCCAAGGCCCCTCCCACAAGTGACTTCATATGCCGCATTACTCCTGCAAAGGGAGCGTTACGCAGGAGAAAGGACAGGTTCCGGCAGGCGAATGAACACGGTATAGGTCGCGCCTTCCATTTCCTCGAAGGCAATCAGCTTCTCGACCAGAAGCTCACTGAGCACCTTGCCGGCATTGAGCAGCAGCATGCCGTTATCGGCGTTGAGGTTACGGGCCAGCACCATGCCCGCACTCAACTCACGAGGTTTCATGGCCTTGACCAGCGGGTCGCCCAGAGTGATATCGGAGCGGTAGACCGCGCAGGCCTTGATGAATCCTTCAAGCAGGCAAGGGTCGTACCAGCGCCCGCTGTACTGGCGAATAAACACCAGCGCTTCGTCGCTGTTCATGCGCCGCTGAAGAATCAGGCCATGCTGCAACTCGATGAAGTCCACCGCCAGCTTGAGCAGACGCGAACCGAAAGGAATCGCCTCGCCCTTGAGCCGGTCCGGGAACCCCGTCCCGTCCCAGTGTTCCTGATGGTGCAGGATCAAGCGGGCTGCATCGCGCATGGGGTCCAGGGTCATGAGCAATGATTCGCTCTGCTTCGGATAGTCCCGATAGCGTTCACGTTCGGTGTGGGACAACTGGTCGACAGGCGAAACGATCATGTTGTCGCTCCAGCCGAGCTTGCCGATATTGTGCAACGCGGCCGCCATGCACAGGTCGCGGCGGCTGGCTTCATCCAGCCCGTTAACCTGACAGTAAGTGCGCACCAGATCGATGACCTGCCGGTTGGTCTGCTTGTCCGCAGGCAGGCGCTGATTGACCAGCAACGAAAAGAGCTCGGTGCTGGTGGCATAGCTGTGCTTGAGTTCGTCGTAGGCCAGGTCGAGCATGTCGGCGGTCTGCTGCACCTCGGATGTGCGCGCCAGCACGCGCTTCTCCAGGGTGGCATTGAGCAGTTGCAGCGCTTCGTTCTGATCGTGGGTCAGTTGTTCGAGACGTTGCCGCTCGCGCTCGGAATGCTGATGGGCCAGGGACTGGCGCAAGGTCAGCAGCATGTCCTCGTCATTCCAGGGCTTGCTGATGTAGCGATGAATGCCGCCTTCGTTGATGGCCTTGACGATCATGTCCAGGTCCGCATAACCGGTCAGCAACAGACGCATGGTAGAAGGGTAAAGCTCATGGATGCGGGCCAGCAACGTGGAGCCATCCATGTGCGGCATGCGCGCGTCGCTCATCACAAGGTCGATGGGGTGTTGCGCCATGATGTTCAGGGCTTCTTCGCCGCTGTTGGCGCAGTGAATGGTGTACCCCTGGGTTCGCAGCAGACGGCGCAGGCTGCTGAGAATCAGCTCTTCGTCGTCGACCAGAAGCACGTTCGGTTTGAATGCACCGGCAGAAACAGACTTGTCGTCCATCGCGAGTACCTCGCTTGGCGGTAGGGGCACATTTGTTCTTGTGAAGTGCCAGATCATCATGCGCTTGGATCTTGTCTTGAGCATAGCGGGCGATTGAAAAATAGTGGCACTTTGCAATTATTTCCGATGAAAGCTCACCCGCAGCGCTATGCTCAAGTCAGTCAGGGACGCTTCCTGTCATCCACTCGACCGTTGCCGCAGGTGTGCCATGAAAATCCTGTCCAACCGACGCATTCTCCTGATCGATGGCACCCCCGCCACTCACGAAGACTTTCGCAAGGCGCTGGTGCCCGACAGCAGCGGCCAGGCTGATCTTTACCTGATCGAAGCGGCCCTGTTCGGCAATGACATGCCGATCATCACCCACCACTACCTGCTCGATTGTGTGTACGACGCGCCAGACGGCCTGCTCAGGGCGCAGCAGGCGCTGGATGACGACGAGCCTTACGCGCTGGCCTTTGTCGACATGCATCTGGCGGAAGATGCGCGGGTCATCGAAAAACTCTGGCAGATCGACCCGCGCCTGCAAGTGGTGATCTGTACCGCGCAGTCCGACTATTCGTGGGAAACCCTGATCGATCGCCTGCAAGGTCATGAGCGGCTGCTGACCCGCAAGAAACCCTTCAATGACATTGAAGTGCAGCAACTGGCCAATGTGCTCACCACCAAATGGGAAATGACCGAGCTGGCATCGGTGCAGATGGACCGGCTCGAACAACTGGTGGAACAGCGCACCGAAGAACTGACCCGCACCAGTGAAGAACTGCAACATCAGATCGACGAGCGCAAACACCTGGAAAGCCAGTTGGTGCAATCGGAAAAACTGGCTTCGCTGGGGCAACTGGCGGCCGGTGTGGCCCATGAAATCAATAATCCCATCGGTTTCATCTCGTCCAACCTCGGCACCCTGGAAAACTATTTCGCCCAGGTGAAGGAAATGCTGCTGGCCTACCGGGAGGTCGAGCAAACACTGCCACAAGGACCGGAACGGGATCGACTGGCCGAACTGCGCGAGCGCATAGAGCTGGATTACCTGATCGATGACATTCCGGTGCTGATCAGTGAATCCAAGGAAGGCATCGACCGCGCCGGGAAGATCGTCAAGGATCTCAAGGCCTTTTCCCGGGTCGACAGCAACGAGCAATGGCAGTGGGCCGATCTGCATCTGGGCATCGACTCGACGCTCAACATCGCCGCCAACGAAATCAAGTACAAGGCCGATGTGATCAAGGAATACGGCGACCTGCCGCAGATCGAGTGCCTGCCCTCGCAGATCAATCAGGTGGTCATGAACCTGGTGGTCAACGCGGCACAGGCTATCGGCAGCGAGCGCGGGCAGATCGTCATTCGCACCGGCCAGGAAGACGACACTGTCTGGCTGGAGGTGGCCGACAACGGTTCGGGCATGGAGCCGCAGGTCATGCAGCGCATCTTCGACCCCTTCTTCACCACCAAGCCCGTGGGCAAAGGCACCGGGCTTGGCCTGTCGCTTTCATATGGCATTGTCAAAAAGCATGGCGGCAGCATTGGCGTTTCAAGCCAGGTGGGGATCGGCACCACCTTCAAGGTGGTACTGCCGATTCATCAAGTCAAAACCGGCAATTGACGCACGGTGCCACGACCCTCGGGAAATTTACGGTTGACGGAAAGACTTTGTTACAGGATATTATTAGTTAGCAAGCTATTAATATCCTCACTAACAATATCGTCCCTAACTAAATTTCCGGTCACCCATGTCACTCGATTCACTTCACAGGGCCATCAGCAGCGGTATGGTCGCCGCCTCCCGCCAATGGCGGCGTATCTGCCATGCCACGCTGTCCACTTATGGCATCTCCGAAGCCTGCGCAGGTCCGCTGCTGGCCATTGCGCGCCTGGGCGACGGCGTGCATCAGGTGAAAGTGGCCCAGGCCGCCGGTATGGAAAGCCCGACCCTGGTGCGTCTGCTGGATCAGTTGTGCGCATCCGGCATCGTCTGCCGCACCGAAGACCCCAACGACCGCCGCGCCAAGGCCTTGAGCCTGACCGAAGACGGCCGCAGGCTGGCCGGTGCGATCGAACAGGAACTGACTCGCCTGCGCGCCGACGTGCTCAAGGGCATCGACACTGCCGACCTCGAAGCCACCTTGCGCGTATTCAAGGCCTTCGCCGATGCGGCTCACCCTGACAGCGCAGGTCAGTCGTGAACGGTTTCTTCGCCGGCTTCCCTCCAGCCCGTGACTGGTTCTATGGCGTACGCACTTTCGCCGCGGCCATGCTGGCGCTGTATATCGCGCTGCTCATGGAAATGCCGCGACCTTACTGGGCCATGGCGACGGTCTATATCGTTTCCAGCCCGTTCGTTGGCCCCACCAGTTCCAAGGCCCTGTATCGCGCCCTGGGCACACTGGCCGGTGCCGCCGCCTCGGTATTGCTGGTGCCGATCTTCGTGCAGACGCCTTTGCTGCTGGCGATTGTGATCGGCCTGTGGACCGGCACGCTGCTGTTTCTTTCCCTGCACCTGCGCACCGCCAACAGCTACGCGCTGATGCTGGCCGGCTACACCATGCCGCTGATTTCCCTGCCGGTGGTGGACAACCCGCAGGCGGTCTTCGAGATTGCCGTGTCGCGCACCGAAGAGATTTTCCTGGGCATCATCTGTGCTGCCGTGGTGGGTGCCATGTTCTGGCCGCGTCGCCTGAAGCCGGTGTTCCAGAGCACCACAGAACAATGGTTTCGCGACGCCAGCGCCTACAGCGAACGGTTCCTGGGCCGCAGTGCCCAGGCCGAAGAAGTCGGCGCACTGCGCAATTCCATGGTCGGCAGCTTCAACTCGCTGGAACTGCTCATCAGCCAGTTGAGCCATGAAGGCACCCGCAAGCAGACCGTGCGCCACGCCATGGAACTGCGTGGACGCATGATTCACCTGCTGCCGGTAATCGATGCCCTGGACGACGCGCTCTGGGCACTGGAGCGCCGCACGCCGGAACTGCTGGCCAGCCTCTCGCCGCTGCTGGTGGAAACCCGCAACTGGCTGGACAACACCGCCCAAGGCCCGCAGCGGGAACAATGGCAAGTGCTGCACCACGAGCTGGAGCGCCTGCAACCCGACGCCGCGCAACTGGATGAGCGGGAACAACTGCTGCTTTCCAATGCGCTGTTCCGACTGGGTGAATGGATCGACCTGTGGCTGGACTGCCGCACCTTGCAGTACGCCATCGATACCGACGATCAAACGCCCTGGCGCGCCGTCTACCGGCACTGGCGTCTGGGTCGGCTTACGCCGTTTCTGGATCGCGGCCTGATGCTGTATTCGGTGACTTCGACGGTGCTGGCAATTATCGCCGCTTCGATACTGTGGATCCTGCTGGGCTGGAAAGACGGCGCCAGCGCCGTGGCCCTGGCCGCGGTGTCCTGCAGCTTCTTTGCCGCCATGGACGACCCGGCACCGCAGATCTACCGGTTCTTTTTCTGGACACTGATGTCGGTGGTGTTCGCCAGCCTGTACCTGTTCGTAGTGCTGCCCAACCTGCATGATTTCCCGATGCTGGTGCTGGCCTTTGCGGTGCCCTTCATTTGCGTCGGCACGCTGACAGTGCAGCCGCGTTTCTTCCTCGGCACGCTGCTGACCATCGTCAACACCTCGTCCTTCATCAGCATCCAGAGCGCTTATGACGCCGACTTCCTGAACTTCCTCAACGCCAATCTGGCGGGCCCGGCCGGGCTGTTGTTCGCCTTTATCTGGACGCTGGTGTTCCGCCCTTTCGGCGTCGAGCTGGCCCTCAAACGCCTGATCCGCTTCAGTTGGCGCGACATCGTGAGCCTGAGCAAACCGGCCACCCTGGCCGAGCACCGGCACATGGGCGTGCAGATGCTCGACCGTCTGATGCAGCAACTGCCGCGCCTGACCATCACCGCCCAGGATACGGGCATTGCCCTGCGCGAACTGCGGGTCGCCCTCAACATGCTCGATCTGCGGGCTTATACGCCGCGAGCCCCACTCGCTGCCCAAAGCTTGCTCAATCAGGTGGTGGATGAAGTCGGCAGCTACTTCAAGGCCTGCATCAAGGCCGATGAACGCCTGCCTGCGCCCAAAGGGCTGCTGATGACCATGGACCGGGCGCGTCGCTCGCTCACCGCTCAATCGATGGGCCAGGACCAAGCACGCATTCACTTGCTGCATGCCCTGAGCGGCCTGCGTCTGGCACTGTTGCCGGGAGTCGAGATCGTCAGCGTTGCCGGGGAAACCACTGAACAACCGCCCTATGGCATCGATGGAGCGCCTTCATGATTGGTGATCTGGATATCAGCGGCATTTTCGTGCCCACCTTTCTGGCGATCATGGGCATCGCCTACCTGCTGTTTCTGGGGCTGCACGCCGTCTTGTCGCGCGCCCACTTCTACCGCCTGGTGTGGCACCGGGCTTTGTTCAACGTAGGTCTATACGCTTTGTTGCTCGGCGCCGTGGATACTCTCAGTCGATACCTGATGACATGAAAAAACCATTACTGACATTGGGCCGCGTGGTCCTGACTCTGCTCGTTGTGCTGCTGGCTTCCGTCGTCGTCTGGCGCATGGTGATGTACTACATGTATGCGCCCTGGACCCGGGACGGTCATATCCGCGCCGACATCGTGCAGATCGCTCCGGACGTTTCCGGCCTGATCCAGAAAGTCGACGTGGGCGACAACCAGCAGGTCAGCAAGGGCCAAGTGTTGTTCACCATCGATCAGGACCGCTTCCAGCTGGCCTTGCGTCAGGCTCAGGCAACGGTTGCCGAACGCCAGGAAATCTGGGAACAGGCGCGGCGCGAGAACAAGCGCAACAAGGGCCTGGGCAATCTGGTGGCCCGCGAGCAACTGGAAGAGAGCCAGTCCCGTGAAGCCCGCGCCCTGTCGGCCCTCAATGAAGCCCGAGTGGCTGTGGACGCTGCGCAACTGAATCTGGATCGTTCGGTGATCCGCAGCCCCGTGGACGGCTACCTCAACGACCGTGCGCCGCGCCCCCATGAATTCGTGTCGGCAGGCCGCGCCGTGTTGTCGGTAGTGGATACGGCGTCCTTCCACATCGATGGCTACTTCGAAGAAACCAAGCTCGATGGCATTCATATCGGCCAGGGCGTGGACATCCGCGTGGTCGGCGACAACGCGCGCCTGACCGGCCATGTGGTGAGCATCGTCGCCGGTATCGAAGACCGCGACCGCACCAGCGGCTCGAACCTGCTGCCCAACGTCAACCCGGCGTTCAGTTGGGTGCGACTGGCACAGCGCATCCCGGTGCGTATCGCCTTTGACGAAGTACCTGCGGACTTCCGCATGATCGCCGGGCGCACGGCGACAGTCTCGATCATCGACGACCGTCAGGGAGCGGCACAATGAAACACGCCACGCACATGGCCACGCTGGGTTTGGGGCTGCTGCTGTCGGCCTGCCAGATGGTAGGGCCTGATTATGAACTGCCCAAGGACAGCGCCATCAATCGCCCGGACCTGCAAGGCGAACTGGCGGGCCAGTCCGTCAATACCGTTTCGGCACCGGTGCCGGAACACTGGTGGCGTCTGTATCAGGACCCGCGACTCGATGAGCTGGTGCAACAGGCCATGGCCTCCAACACCGACCTGCGAATCGCCGCCGCCAACCTGCAACGCGCCCGCTACCAGACCGCCGAAGCCCAGGCCGCTGGCGGTTTCACCAACAGCGCCAAAGTGGGTGCCCAACGCCTGCAGGAATCGGGAGAAGCCTTTCTGCTGGCCGATAAAGTGCCGGTGGCCAATGTCGGCGATGTGGGGCTGACCACGTCCTATCAGTTCGACCTGTTCGGCACCTTGCAGCGCGGCATTGAAGCAGCCCAGGCCAATGTCGATGCCAGCCAGGCCGCAGCGGATACAGCGCGCATTACTCTGGTCGCCGATGTGGTGCGGGCCTATACGCAGGTCTGCGCCGCCAATGAAGAGTTGCACATCGCTCAGGAGTCGCTGGACCTGCAACAACAGAGCGTGACCCTCAACCAGCGCCTGCGCGATGCCGGGCGCGGGGATGAAACCCAGGTCACCCGCTCACAAACCCAGTTCAAATCCCTGCGCGCCGAACTGCCCCGCTATCAGGCCTTGCGTCAGGCCGGGCTGTTCCGCCTGTCGATGCTGCTGGCCCGGCCCGTGGACCAACTGCCCGCTGGCGTCAGTACCTGCAACGAGCTGCCGCATATCGCGCAAGTCATGCCCGTGGGCGATGGCGCCGCCCTGCTCAAGCGCCGCCCGGATGTGCGCCAGGCCGAACGTCATCTGGCCATGGCCACCGCGCAGATCGGCGTCGCCACAGGCGAGCTGTACCCGGACATCAGCATCGGCGCAACCGTGGGCAGCATCGGCATCCTCGAAAACCTCGGCAAACCGGCAGCCAACCGCTGGGGCTTCGGCCCGCTGCTGAACTGGACCGTGCCGTCCAACGGCTCACGGGCACGCATCCACCAGGCCGAAGCCTCGACCCAGGCCGCGCTGGCGCGCTTCGATGGCGTGGTCCTCAACGCCATCCGCGAAACCCAGACCGGTCTGGCGCAATACACCGCCCTGCTGGACCGACGCGATGCCCTGAAAGAAGCCGAGCAGTCGGCCCAGGAAGCCGCAGAACAGACCCACCGCTTCTACAAGGCCGGCCGCGCCTCGTTCCTGGCGGATCTGCAGGCGACACGCACCTACACCGACGTGCGCGCGCAGATGGCAGCGGCCAATACCCAGGTGGCCATGGGACAGATCGATCTGTTTCTGGCACTGGGTGGGGGTTGGGAACAGGAAAAAAGCAGCCCTCGACAGACTCCTTGAGTTCAACTCATAAGGGGGCAACCAAAGCCCCCTCAAGCCTTGCCCGGATTCAGACAGTGCAACGACTTATTGTATTGAAAATGACAAATATCAATACGATATCCGCCCCACCGAAAATTGGCGTCAAATATTATCAATATATTCAGCCAGTTCTCGCCCGCCCCCAGTAAGTGACCACCGTTCTTGAAGCGCCCTATTGATCACCGCCCGAAAACAGGGCGGCACGCATCGACTGGCCGACAACGATGCCCTGTTTCAGCCCGCACTCTATTTAACTGTTTTTTTGTGCTTGCTAGCAGATTTCAATAATGCTATTAAATAGCTGCGCCATTATTTGGCCACCACCAAACTATAATCAAGGATGACGGCCATGCATGGCGCACTTCTCTTCCACTAGACCTCCATTCGAGTGTATCGACTTTGTAAGTTGACGATAACACTGTCTTACAGCGTTATAAGGCATTGCCCTGCACGCCAGATAACAAACAGATAGAAAGCTGACTTGATGTTATTCAAGTCTTTTTTGTTGCGCCTGCACTTATTACCCATAAACCAACACGTCTTACTGACTTAATCAACCCGAGGAAAATATCATGAGCTGGCCAGGCAAAGGTGTCGATTATTATGCCTACGTGGAAACCAACGAATTCACTACCCTTTTCCAACAACCCACCGATTGGGGTGATAAAAAGGCCTCCTATCAACTTGATACACCGAACACGATGCAACATGGCAATCTTCAAATCTCGGAAAACGATATCGGTTATCTCTCGCACACCGGACGCTATAGCTGGCAACTTTCAAAGAACCAGCAACCTATAGCGGACCGGTATGCAGATATTGCCCCGTTTACCGGAAACCTTGGCGATACCACCCTGGGCAACATGCTGCAGACCCCTTCCCTGTTCGGGCAGGGCTGGGCGGTTTCCTATGGTTTTTACGACAGCGGAAGCGGCAGCGGCGGTCTTACCAACCAGGACCAGTCTTATGTATACGCCACAGGCGACATGTCAGGCTGGATGGGAGATCTCGCCAACAGCATGGGAGCGGCACTGACGGAAAAGCCGTTTTCCACCTTTGCATTGCCGGGTGCCCATGATGCCGGCATGTTTGATCCGACCCTCCTCACAAACCTGTTGAACAAGGCTGAGTTCCTGGCCGCCCTCACAGGCGTATTTGGCTCTGCCATCGCGCTTCTGGCCAAACCCATTGCCTTGCGCGCAATCATCAACCTGGCGTTTACCCAGAAAGACAACATCACTGCACAGCTCAACCTGGGGACCCGCTACTTCGACTTCCGTCCGGGATATTGCTATCAGAACATTACGGACGGCATCTATCACCAGCACAACCTGATTCCAGGCTATTCGTATCAGAGCTTCCTGGAAGACATTCTGAGCTGGCTGGATCATCATCCGACGGAAATTGTCATCATCAGCCCGAACTTCCAGGGTTTCGCGCAAGATGCGATGAAACCGGCACCCGATGTACTCGACGGGATGCTCAATACTGCACTGGCCAACACCCAGACACAGGGCAAGATCGTGCCCGGTTACAAAGGCGATCTTGCCTCGAGTTATACAAAGCTGCTCTCGCAATCGAAACGCCTGATCCTGCTACCGCAGACCGACTCGACTGAAGATGCCTCCAAGTACGATTCCTACAACGGCAGTTACACCACAACAGACGTCAGCAACATACTGGCTGCACTAAATGGCATGAACGCCTCCACTCAAGCCAAAAACGACTACACCGTGCTGCAACTTCAAGGAACAGCCAGTGGAGTGGACGGGGCAGCCGGTCCCGCCATTGTGACCCTGAGCGATGCCTCTTCTCCGTTGATGTCAACCAAGCCGGGATTCGACTTCCATACCTATCCGTGGCTGGTCGAGAACGTCGCCAGCAATCTGAGCGCATCGGGACTTGTCGTCTTTCTCAACGACTTCTGTGACAACGCCCTGGCTTCCATTGCGAAACAGATCACACAGGCCAGAGCCGGGAAACTCTAGTTATCCGTACACTCAATCATTTGTAACAAGCCTGATAATAACAGCCAACTCTTGCATGTAAGGGAAGTACCAGCATGGGAACAAAACACAACGCGACCATTTTCATCACCAATGACACGGGCGGAAATGCTGACATTATTCTGTTCCACACAGACTCGAACGACCACAGACAGTCTGGGCAATGGTCTGCACAACCGGGACAAACTGTCGGCCCACTGGAAGTTACTTTTGAAACAGGTCTGGATGTCATTGATGTTCTGGATTACTGGTCCGTCATGGTCAACGTCAGGGATGGTAAATCGCCGGGTCACTACGCCAATACAGGCACAGAGGCAAATAATTACAAGAAGGAATGCCAACTACAAAGCAAGGATGTAGGGCAAACCACTACTTTCTCCGTGAGCACCACGAAGTTCAATATTACATTGAAATCAGGTGGATGCAGTGATGGTATGAAAAAGCTGGCACCCGCTGCCACTGCCCCCATCACCCACGTATTTGTCGTCATGCTGGAGAACCATTCGTTCGACAATATATTCGCCATGTCCGGGATTCCGGGCATAACGGCAGCCACGACCAATGACTCGAACACTTACAAGGACGATGTCTATAAAGTTCAGGCAAGTGCTCCCGTGAGCATGCCAACGGATCCGGGGCACGAGTTCAATGATGTGCTGGAACAACTGACCGGGGGGACCAACTTCGTCAAAGGTCAACCTTACCCCACCATCAATAACTCTGGATTCGCCTCCAGTTACGCGACATCGATAACAGAGTTCCCCTACACACCACCCTCCAGCGAACAAATCATCGACGTCATGTCGTGTTTCGACACACCGACTCAATTGCCTGTCATCTATAACCTGGCGACAGAGTTCGCTATATGCGATCACTGGCACTCTTCCATTCCAGGGCCGACATGGCCGAACCGCTTCTTCGTTCACGGCGCTTCGTCGGCCGGTTTCGACGACAGCCCGAAAAATGAGCAGATGTTCGCCTGGGAAACAACCGATGGATTCGTCTACCCCAACGGCTCCATTTTCCAACGGCTCAAAGATGCCAACATCCAATACAGGATCTACAACGACTCCCAGGTTCAGCCAAAAACCTATCTGAGCCTGTACAGCGATCAGCCTGAACGAGGAACACCATTGGGTGCGGTCCCACAGGTTGCGGCCCTTAAAGGTCTGTCAGTGTTTGATATTGAATCCCTGCAGCACTTTGCGAACGACCTGCAACAACCCTACCCGTTTTCTTACACCTTCATAGAGCCTCATTACGGGAATGCCGGCAATGATTATGCGGGCGGCTCATCACAGCACCCGATGGATGACGTCTATGGTGGAGAGCACTTGCTGCAGGCCGTCTATGCCGCTATCCGCAACTCGCCTTACTGGAACACCAGTCTATTGATCGTCACTTACGACGAACATGGCGGTCTCTATGACTCGGTCACGCCAGGAACAATAACTGCACCGGGTGATAAATTTCCCGCTGGCAACAACACCCATGGTTTCGACTTCACGACAGCAGGCGTTCGAGTGCCAGCCATCGTGGCATCCCCGCTGATTCCCAAAGGCACGGTGGACTCGACGCTGTACGACCATGCTTCGGTTCCTGCGCTGCTGGAAAATCTCTGGGGCTTGAAGCCTTTGACGCAGCGAGATGCCAATGCCAATACCCCGCTGCATCTGCTCTCGCTGACCACTCCA
Proteins encoded:
- a CDS encoding alkaline phosphatase family protein — its product is MGTKHNATIFITNDTGGNADIILFHTDSNDHRQSGQWSAQPGQTVGPLEVTFETGLDVIDVLDYWSVMVNVRDGKSPGHYANTGTEANNYKKECQLQSKDVGQTTTFSVSTTKFNITLKSGGCSDGMKKLAPAATAPITHVFVVMLENHSFDNIFAMSGIPGITAATTNDSNTYKDDVYKVQASAPVSMPTDPGHEFNDVLEQLTGGTNFVKGQPYPTINNSGFASSYATSITEFPYTPPSSEQIIDVMSCFDTPTQLPVIYNLATEFAICDHWHSSIPGPTWPNRFFVHGASSAGFDDSPKNEQMFAWETTDGFVYPNGSIFQRLKDANIQYRIYNDSQVQPKTYLSLYSDQPERGTPLGAVPQVAALKGLSVFDIESLQHFANDLQQPYPFSYTFIEPHYGNAGNDYAGGSSQHPMDDVYGGEHLLQAVYAAIRNSPYWNTSLLIVTYDEHGGLYDSVTPGTITAPGDKFPAGNNTHGFDFTTAGVRVPAIVASPLIPKGTVDSTLYDHASVPALLENLWGLKPLTQRDANANTPLHLLSLTTPRDTPSALADPKAAVTKTKATPSETENAAKLANPVPVSGNLAGTLAILRKMDAELSAGKPAGLLPEQNLAGIGLLAATGQVATVQTLDDAEQYAQEVLEKAHQARVQRKLADADKS